The following coding sequences are from one Treponema parvum window:
- the obgE gene encoding GTPase ObgE gives MIRFADEAVIEVRSGKGGNGCVSFRREKYIPNGGPSGGDGGKGGDVVFRVKRNMRTLASLRYRRFFKAQNGQDGMSWGKYGKDGEDVIVFVPPGTTVRDYETGEIIRDFTVESDDESFVFLKGGNGGWGNIHFKTSTNQAPRHANPGQAGQERKLRIELSIMADVGLVGFPNAGKSSLLTAFTNARPKIAPYPFTTKIPNLGVLRVDNERDIIIADIPGIIEGASEGAGLGFQFLKHISRTACLLFMIDCSEENCFTAYDVLCGEISSYSADIAKKPRIVLCNKIDVEGAAERAEKVSSDIRKKYGDIAVIPVSVLTNSGLGSARNAIMSLVDSLENNEKVGKNNAGNASISPSFMDLRSVDEEAEVQYPGSER, from the coding sequence ATGATCCGATTTGCCGACGAGGCTGTAATTGAAGTGCGTTCCGGAAAAGGCGGAAACGGCTGCGTCTCTTTTAGACGGGAAAAATACATTCCTAACGGTGGTCCTTCCGGAGGGGACGGCGGAAAGGGCGGCGATGTAGTTTTTCGCGTAAAACGGAATATGCGTACGCTGGCTTCGCTAAGGTATCGCCGCTTTTTTAAGGCTCAAAACGGTCAGGACGGCATGAGTTGGGGGAAATACGGCAAGGACGGCGAGGACGTCATAGTTTTTGTTCCGCCAGGTACGACCGTTCGGGATTACGAAACCGGAGAGATCATCCGCGATTTTACGGTTGAAAGCGACGACGAAAGTTTTGTGTTTTTGAAAGGCGGAAACGGCGGGTGGGGGAATATTCACTTTAAAACTTCCACCAATCAGGCTCCGCGGCATGCAAATCCGGGGCAGGCGGGACAAGAGCGTAAACTTCGCATAGAACTCAGCATAATGGCCGACGTGGGGCTTGTGGGCTTTCCCAATGCGGGGAAATCTTCGCTTCTTACGGCCTTTACAAACGCCAGACCGAAAATCGCTCCTTATCCTTTTACAACGAAAATTCCAAATCTCGGAGTTTTAAGGGTTGATAACGAAAGAGACATAATAATTGCGGATATTCCGGGAATAATCGAAGGCGCATCGGAAGGAGCCGGATTAGGCTTTCAGTTTTTAAAACATATTTCCCGCACAGCATGCCTTTTATTTATGATAGATTGCAGTGAAGAAAACTGTTTTACCGCCTATGATGTTTTATGCGGTGAAATTTCATCGTATTCGGCGGATATTGCAAAAAAACCGCGAATAGTCTTATGTAATAAAATTGACGTCGAAGGCGCCGCTGAAAGAGCTGAAAAAGTTTCTTCCGACATTAGGAAAAAATACGGCGACATAGCGGTAATTCCCGTTTCAGTTCTTACAAATTCCGGGCTGGGCAGCGCGCGCAACGCGATAATGAGTCTGGTAGACAGCCTTGAAAACAATGAAAAGGTCGGTAAAAACAATGCAGGCAATGCAAGTATTTCTCCGTCTTTTATGGACTTGCGCTCGGTAGACGAAGAAGCCGAAGTTCAATATCCCGGTTCCGAAAGATGA
- a CDS encoding iron-containing alcohol dehydrogenase, with protein sequence MLNFTYYAPTQIVFGKGTEKQTGQLVKAQNCKKVLVHFGGKSAKESGLLDSVYDSLKENGIDFVSLGGVKPNPVLSLVEKGIELCKAEKVDFILAVGGGSVIDSAKAIGYGMTNDFPVWDIYSRKNAPKACLPIGAVLTIAAAGSEMSDSSVITNDKTLEKRGFSSNYCRLKFAIMNPELTFSLGQWQTQSGATDIIMHTLERWFTAKGQESSEMVDYIAAGLVKTVMHNAPVLLGNPRDYNARAEIMWASSLSHNGLTGPFGNGDWAVHQIEHELGGMFDVTHGAGLAAVWATWARYVYKENVERFVKMGTDIFDMKKPSKGDEEKTALEAIAKMEAFFKSVNMPISIKELGLDLSDAQCEQLAVNCTWQGTRTVGAVKKLGKAELTEIYKKAR encoded by the coding sequence ATGCTTAATTTTACATATTACGCCCCTACACAGATTGTGTTCGGCAAAGGAACGGAAAAACAGACGGGTCAGCTTGTAAAGGCGCAGAATTGCAAAAAGGTGCTCGTGCATTTCGGCGGTAAGTCGGCAAAAGAGTCCGGTTTGCTTGACAGTGTTTACGATTCTTTAAAAGAAAACGGCATAGACTTTGTAAGTCTCGGAGGCGTAAAGCCTAATCCTGTTCTTTCTTTAGTGGAAAAAGGAATCGAACTTTGCAAGGCTGAAAAGGTTGATTTTATTTTGGCCGTAGGAGGCGGATCGGTCATAGATTCCGCCAAGGCCATAGGGTACGGAATGACAAATGATTTTCCGGTTTGGGATATCTACAGCCGCAAAAATGCGCCTAAGGCGTGTCTTCCGATCGGGGCTGTTTTGACTATCGCGGCAGCAGGAAGCGAAATGAGCGATTCTTCCGTGATAACGAACGACAAAACGCTTGAAAAAAGAGGGTTTTCAAGCAATTATTGCCGTCTTAAATTTGCAATAATGAATCCGGAACTGACGTTCAGCTTGGGACAATGGCAGACTCAAAGCGGCGCTACCGATATCATCATGCACACTCTTGAAAGGTGGTTTACCGCAAAGGGACAGGAATCTTCCGAAATGGTAGATTATATTGCGGCGGGGCTCGTAAAGACCGTCATGCACAACGCGCCTGTCCTGCTCGGCAATCCTCGCGACTATAATGCGCGTGCGGAGATCATGTGGGCTTCAAGTCTTTCCCATAACGGGCTTACGGGGCCGTTCGGAAACGGAGATTGGGCGGTTCATCAGATCGAACATGAATTGGGCGGAATGTTTGATGTTACGCACGGCGCAGGCTTGGCGGCTGTATGGGCTACGTGGGCGCGCTACGTCTATAAGGAAAACGTCGAACGCTTTGTTAAAATGGGCACCGATATTTTCGATATGAAAAAGCCTTCAAAAGGGGACGAGGAAAAAACCGCCCTCGAAGCTATCGCGAAGATGGAAGCCTTTTTCAAATCCGTCAATATGCCGATTTCAATAAAAGAGCTTGGTCTTGATTTAAGCGACGCTCAATGCGAACAGCTTGCCGTAAACTGTACTTGGCAAGGCACGAGAACCGTCGGCGCCGTAAAAAAACTGGGAAAGGCCGAACTTACGGAAATATATAAAAAGGCTCGCTGA